Part of the Sulfurimonas denitrificans DSM 1251 genome is shown below.
TCTCTCATGTTAAAAGGTTTAGTAATATAATCATCACCACCTCTTAAAAATCCCTCTTCTATCTCAGAATCAAGGCTCTTCGCGCTTAGATAAATAACAGGTGTAGTAAACCCTTTTTCTCTTAGTAAAGATATAAATTCACTCCCCTCGACATTTGGTAAGTTTCTATCCATCAAAAGAAGGTCAATCCTCTCTTCATAGAGAAGTTGTTGAAGATTTTTTGTATTTAAAAAACCGATAACCTCATACCCCTCTTTTGCCAAGTTGTACTCTATAAGTTCTAAAATATCCTCTTCATCCTCTACAACCACAATCTTGGCACTCATAAACTTCCCTTAGGTATATTTTTAACTATTGTATCAAAAAAGAATTTCTTTTTTATTACATACAAGCTATAATGTAGTCAAATACTTTGGAGGCTCTTTATGTTTGTGTCATCATTCAATACTTATGTTCATACAACTAACATAAACAAAAATGGTGATTTTAAAAAAGGTGACGATAAAGAAAAATCAGAGAGTTTTAGCAAAAGCCTCTCAGACTTAAATATAGTAAAACCATATATTGATAAAAATCTTCCTATTAACTATGTGTCAAACTATAAATCATTTCACAACCATCAAAAACTTCAAGAACAATTAACCAGCCAAAGCGAATATAAATTAAAACAACTTAGTACACTAAATAACGCAAAAGTAGCTTACGATGAGAACTCTAAAATGTTCTCTTTAGCAAAAAAACCATCCATCTCTTTGAGCCAAACTCCAACAATAGATGAAAATCTACCTCCTAAAGAACAAAAAGCAAAAGAGAAGAGTTTAAGACACTCCATGATAAACACATATATCTCAAACGACAACTACTACCGCATAACTGCAGCTTAAACCTCTATCCACGCATCTGTTCTTATAACTCGCCCATCATCAAATATCTTTAATTTAAAAGCACTCTCACACTTTCCATCACTAAAATCCATAATAGCAATTTGAAGAATTTTTTTACACTTTTTTGGAATATCAAAATGCCCTTTAACGCCAGTTAAAAACTGCTTTAGAGGCGAAGCCTCATCCATTCCTATGACATTGTCTCTACACCCTGATAGTCCTATATCTGTTAGATAGGCGGTGTTATTTGCTATTTGAAAGTCATCCGTACTTACATGTGTATGAGTTCCTATGATAGCACTAACACTTCCTTGAAGCAACATCATCATAGCTCTTTTTTCACTAGTTGCCTCGGCATGAAAATCTACAAAGATATTTTTAACACCCTCTGAGCGCAGTGATTCAACTGTACTTGTTGCACATCGAAAAGCGTTGTCGGTATATGGCATAGAGTAGTGTCCCATAAGGTTTAGGACACCTAACTTCTCTTCTGCAACTTCATATACTTTGCACCCCGTTCCACCAACATCACTAGGATAGTTATGCGGTCTTAAAATCTCATGAGTATCAAAAAGCGCTGTTATCTCTTTTTTATCCCAAGTATGATTTCCGCCGCTCATACAATCAACCCCATAACCAACTATCTCATTTGCGTTTTTTACAGTTAGCCCAAATCCATGAGAAGCATTTTCATAGTTTGCAATTACAAAATCTATCTCATGCTCTTTTCTTAGATTTTTTAGATGTATCTTTAACATCTCTCTTCCATGGCTTCCAACTATATCGCCTATAAATGCTACTCTCAAATTTGCTTTCCTTTTTTTTTCTTTTATTTCAGATACACCACTCTACTGGTTTTAGTCCCTTAGATATAAGATACTCATCTGTTTTTGAAAATGGTTTTGAGCCAAAAAATCCTCTGTATGATGATAGAGGTGATGGGTGCGGAGCTTTTAAGATGAGATGTTTTTTCTCATCAATCAAAGATGCTTTTGCTCCTGCTGGTGCACCCCAAAGTATAAAAACCAGATTCTCTTTTTTCTCGCTAAGTAGTCTGATAACAGTATCGGTAAATACCTCCCAGCCTCTGTTTTTGTGTGAATTTGCCTCACTTGCTCTGACGCTTAGCACTGTATTTAGTAAAAAAACACCCTCTTTTGCCCAGCTCATTAAATTTCCACTTTTAGGTATTTCGCACCCAATATCATCATGAAGCTCTTTAAAAATATTGCACAAAGATGGCGGAGGTGGCACTCCATCATTTACCGAAAAGGCAAGTCCATGAGCTTGATTTACCCCATGGTATGGGTCTTGTCCTAAAATCACAACCTTTACGCTCTCAAATGGTGTGCTCTCAAATGCAGCAAAAATATTTGAGCTGTGAGGATATAGAGTGTATTTTTGTTTCTCCCCAACTAAAAACTCTTTTAACGAGTTAAAATATGGCTTTTGAAACTCATCTAAGAGAACCTCTCTCCAGCTACTCTCTATCTTAAGATCAATCATCTTTACTCCGTTGTAAAATCTAAATATTTCTCATTAGGCTTTAAACTCTTCATCTTTTGTTATCGCAAAAATCCTAATTCTATCTTCATACAAAATT
Proteins encoded:
- a CDS encoding TIGR00282 family metallophosphoesterase, which encodes MRVAFIGDIVGSHGREMLKIHLKNLRKEHEIDFVIANYENASHGFGLTVKNANEIVGYGVDCMSGGNHTWDKKEITALFDTHEILRPHNYPSDVGGTGCKVYEVAEEKLGVLNLMGHYSMPYTDNAFRCATSTVESLRSEGVKNIFVDFHAEATSEKRAMMMLLQGSVSAIIGTHTHVSTDDFQIANNTAYLTDIGLSGCRDNVIGMDEASPLKQFLTGVKGHFDIPKKCKKILQIAIMDFSDGKCESAFKLKIFDDGRVIRTDAWIEV
- the ung gene encoding uracil-DNA glycosylase — encoded protein: MIDLKIESSWREVLLDEFQKPYFNSLKEFLVGEKQKYTLYPHSSNIFAAFESTPFESVKVVILGQDPYHGVNQAHGLAFSVNDGVPPPPSLCNIFKELHDDIGCEIPKSGNLMSWAKEGVFLLNTVLSVRASEANSHKNRGWEVFTDTVIRLLSEKKENLVFILWGAPAGAKASLIDEKKHLILKAPHPSPLSSYRGFFGSKPFSKTDEYLISKGLKPVEWCI